The Henckelia pumila isolate YLH828 chromosome 2, ASM3356847v2, whole genome shotgun sequence genome includes a window with the following:
- the LOC140883090 gene encoding transcription factor VOZ1-like, with the protein MRKGSKTSACKSASHQLFKDRAKNRVDDLQGMFSDLQSARKDSRTVDVNLLEEQVHQMLREWKAELNEPSPASSQQQGGSLGSFSSEICRLLQLYEEEDDATSALAVPKPDPEAQKVVEKSTTQEGFNVSSGPQEQALQFVDQCKSSGIGVNQIGMHNMNLADFQSYDFHPELEHHYFPGFNGHCFIGEDGMPQISGYQQTICPPPSAFLGPKCALWDCPRPAQGSDWCQKSDDYCSAYHAGLAPDEGYLGRPPVVRPGGIGLKDNLLFAALGTKAQGKDVGIPDCEGAATAKSPWNAPELFDLIVLDGETIREWLFFDKPRRAFESGNRKQRSLPDYNGRGWHESRKQVMNEFGGLKRSYYMDPQPMENFEWHLYEYEINKYDSCALYRLEVKRVDGKKSPKGKLSNDSVADLQKQMGRLTAEFPNEKQRMVKGRGKACVKDGTGSIYPASNQLSSPVEVLDYSKGSPYDYLVDNMNGYYLT; encoded by the exons ATGAGGAAGGGTTCAAAGACCAGTGCTTGCAAGTCTGCATCGCACCAGCTCTTCAAAGACAGGGCAAAGAATCGTGTGGATGATCTGCAAGGCATGTTTAGCGATCTTCAATCTGCTAGGAAGGATAGCCGCACTGTTGATGTTAACTTGCTAGAAGAGCAAGTTCATCAGATGCTTCGTGAATGGAAGGCTGAGCTCAATGAACCGTCCCCAGCTTCTTCACAGCAGCAA GGTGGTAGTCTGGGCTCGTTTTCATCTGAGATCTGTAGGCTGCTGCAGCTTTATGAGGAGGAAGATGATGCAACAAGTGCATTAGCTGTACCTAAGCCAGATCCCGAGGCACAAAAAGTTGTGGAGAAATCTACTACGCAGGAG GGCTTTAATGTGTCCAGTGGTCCTCAAGAACAAGCCCTTCAGTTCGTTGATCAATGCAAAAGCTCTGGGATTGGAGTTAACCAGATTGGAATGCACAATATGAATTTGGCCGATTTTCAATCATATGATTTCCATCCTGAGCTTGAGCACCATTATTTCCCTGGGTTTAATGGCCACTGTTTCATAGGGGAGGATGGTATGCCTCAGATTTCTGGTTATCAACAAACTATCTGCCCTCCCCCTTCTGCTTTCTTAGGGCCAAAGTGCGCCCTTTGGGATTGTCCCAGACCAGCTCAAGGGTCAGACTGGTGCCAGAAGTCTGATGACTATTGCAGTGCTTATCATGCTGGGCTTGCACCTGATGAAGGCTACCTTGGAAGGCCACCGGTTGTACGCCCTGGAGGTATTGGTTTAAAGGATAACTTACTGTTTGCAGCTCTCGGTACTAAGGCTCAAGGAAAAGATGTTGGCATTCCTGATTGCGAGGGGGCTGCTACTGCAAAATCTCCTTGGAATGCCCCTG AACTCTTTGATCTTATTGTTTTGGATGGTGAAACGATCAGAGAGTGGCTATTTTTTGATAAGCCACGTAGAGCCTTTGAGAGTGGTAATAGAAAGCAACGATCTTTGCCAGATTACAATGGAAGGGGCTGGCACGAGTCAAGGAAACAAGTGATGAATGAATTTGGTGGTTTGAAGAGATCATACTACATGGATCCACAACCAATGGAAAATTTTGAGTGGCACCTCTATGAATACGAAATTAACAAGTATGATTCGTGCGCATTATACAGATTGGAAGTTAAGCGAGTGGACGGGAAGAAAAGTCCCAAGGGGAAACTAAGTAATGATTCTGTTGCTGATCTGCAAAAGCAAATGGGTAGACTGACTGCCGAATTTCCTAATGAAAAGCAGCGCATGGTTAAGGGGAGGGGAAAAGCCTGTGTGAAGGATGGAACTGGAAGCATTTATCCTGCATCGAACCAATTGTCAAGCCCAGTTGAAGTACTTGATTATTCAAAAGGTTCGCCGTACGATTATCTCGTTGACAATATGAACGGGTACTACTTGACATGA
- the LOC140883091 gene encoding cyanidin 3-O-galactoside 2''-O-xylosyltransferase FGGT1-like: MGENSLRLVMYPWFAMGHLTSFLHISNKFAERGHRIFFILPEKTQSRLEKFNLYPDSISFVPITVAHVEGLPHGTETSSEVPFPLYSLLRHAMDLTEPVIESLLQELQPHFVFFDFTHWLPDLTRRLGMKSVHYCTISPLAVSYLFRDESTVEALMDPPPGFPTTGIKIYSHEARVVSMINNMKEFGSEMKYVQRMIKSVEDCDAIGFKSCREMEGMYCDFLEKRFKKPVFLAGPVLPKPPSSNLDEKWAKWLDQFKPKTVIFCALGSEARLKMDQFQELILGLELSGYPFFAALKPPIGTETTHEALPAGFREKTESRGVVHGGWVQQQMILSHPSVGCFVTHCGSGSLSEAMVSECQLVLIPQMGDQIMNARFMAGDLRVGVEVEKGDGNGLFAKDGVEKAIRLAMDDSSEIGDEIRGNHAKWRDFLLGEGLENSYIDQFVEKLRGLLQ; this comes from the coding sequence ATGGGTGAAAACAGCCTGCGACTCGTCATGTATCCATGGTTTGCAATGGGGCATCTCACCTCATTCCTCCACATCTCAAACAAATTTGCAGAGAGAGGCCACAGAATTTTCTTCATCCTGCCAGAGAAAACACAATCCAGATTAGAAAAATTCAATCTTTACCCCGATTCCATAAGTTTCGTGCCCATAACCGTGGCTCACGTTGAAGGCCTGCCCCATGGGACTGAAACCAGCTCAGAAGTCCCTTTTCCTCTGTATTCGCTTCTTCGCCACGCCATGGATCTTACAGAACCAGTCATTGAATCTCTTCTGCAGGAACTCCAGCCCCACTTCGTGTTCTTCGATTTCACCCATTGGCTGCCAGATTTAACCCGTAGGTTGGGGATGAAATCCGTTCACTATTGCACCATTAGCCCTCTGGCTGTTTCATATCTGTTTCGAGATGAATCTACGGTGGAGGCTTTGATGGATCCTCCACCTGGTTTTCCTACGACAGGGATCAAGATTTACTCACACGAAGCTCGAGTCGTGAGTATGATCAACAACATGAAAGAATTTGGCAGCGAGATGAAGTATGTTCAACGTATGATCAAGTCAGTGGAAGATTGCGACGCCATTGGATTCAAATCCTGTAGAGAAATGGAAGGTATGTATTGTGATTTTCTTGAAAAAAGATTCAAGAAACCTGTTTTTCTAGCTGGCCCGGTTCTGCCGAagccaccatcttccaatctcgACGAAAAATGGGCAAAATGGTTGGACCAATTCAAGCCAAAAACGGTGATCTTCTGCGCACTTGGAAGCGAAGCAAGATTGAAAATGGATCAATTTCAAGAACTGATATTAGGCCTGGAGCTCTCGGGATATCCGTTCTTTGCTGCACTAAAACCACCCATTGGAACAGAAACAACACACGAGGCTTTACCAGCAGGCTTTCGAGAAAAAACAGAGAGTAGAGGGGTGGTTCATGGAGGTTGGGTGCAGCAACAAATGATTCTATCGCACCCTTCCGTCGGATGCTTCGTTACGCATTGCGGGTCGGGATCTTTGTCTGAAGCCATGGTTAGCGAGTGCCAACTAGTGCTGATCCCGCAGATGGGCGACCAGATCATGAATGCAAGATTTATGGCTGGGGATTTGAGAGTTGGTGTGGAGGTTGAGAAAGGAGACGGTAATGGGTTGTTTGCAAAAGATGGTGTGGAGAAGGCCATAAGATTGGCGATGGATGATAGCAGTGAAATTGGAGATGAAATTCGAGGCAACCATGCAAAATGGAGGGATTTCTTGTTGGGTGAAGGGCTTGAAAATTCTTATATCGATCAATTTGTTGAGAAGTTGAGAGGTCTTTTGCAATAA